Proteins from a single region of Candidatus Zixiibacteriota bacterium:
- the dxr gene encoding 1-deoxy-D-xylulose-5-phosphate reductoisomerase has protein sequence MKPRSLAILGSTGSIGLSTLKVLRRHPGRFEVTILAAHSNAELLEDQYREFRPRILCLVDPQAASRLRDRLQGEPVTVLAGADELVKSAGLNEVDLVLNAIVGAAGLRASYEAISSGKRLALANKESLVAGGPLFAQICRDDPPRILPIDSEHSAIWQALRAGTRKEVRHIILTASGGPFRSLPLEKLADVTIEQALAHPTWKMGRKITVDSATLVNKGLEILEAVILFGVEPAQIKVVIHPQSIVHSMVEFVDSSVVAQLSEPDMSLPIAYALFWPERLEQEFGRMDWSRTRRLEFEPPDEKRFPALKLAFAVASAGGT, from the coding sequence ATGAAACCCCGTAGTTTGGCCATCCTCGGCTCAACCGGTTCTATCGGCTTATCTACTCTGAAAGTCCTGAGACGTCACCCCGGGCGCTTTGAGGTCACAATACTAGCCGCCCATTCGAACGCCGAGTTGCTCGAAGATCAGTACCGGGAGTTCCGACCGAGAATTCTCTGCCTAGTCGATCCACAAGCGGCCTCGCGGTTGCGTGATAGACTTCAAGGGGAGCCGGTAACAGTGCTCGCCGGCGCAGACGAACTGGTCAAGTCGGCCGGACTGAACGAAGTAGACCTCGTGCTGAATGCCATTGTCGGCGCCGCCGGACTGCGGGCTTCGTACGAGGCGATTTCAAGTGGCAAACGACTGGCCCTCGCCAATAAAGAGTCACTGGTGGCAGGTGGGCCGCTTTTCGCGCAGATTTGCCGCGATGACCCGCCGAGAATTCTGCCCATCGATTCCGAACACTCCGCTATTTGGCAGGCGCTGCGAGCCGGCACAAGAAAAGAGGTCCGGCATATCATTTTGACCGCCTCCGGCGGTCCATTCCGAAGCCTGCCACTCGAAAAGCTGGCCGATGTCACTATTGAACAGGCGCTGGCCCATCCCACCTGGAAAATGGGACGAAAAATCACGGTCGATTCGGCCACTCTGGTAAACAAGGGACTTGAGATACTCGAGGCGGTGATTCTGTTCGGGGTGGAACCGGCCCAGATCAAGGTTGTTATTCATCCGCAGTCGATAGTACATTCGATGGTCGAGTTTGTCGACTCATCGGTAGTGGCCCAGTTGTCCGAGCCGGATATGAGTCTGCCTATCGCTTACGCGTTATTCTGGCCGGAGCGGTTGGAACAGGAATTCGGGCGGATGGACTGGTCCAGGACGCGGCGACTCGAGTTCGAGCCGCCGGATGAGAAGCGGTTCCCGGCGCTGAAACTGGCCTTCGCGGTGGCGTCGGCGGGCGGCAC